The window TTTTCACTGCCAACTCTCCTGGACATGGAAGTGCTTGGCACTTCATAGAACTCAAtagtatttgttgagtgaatgaatggatggatgaatattTCTTTCTGAGAAAATTCTCGACATATTTCATGATTATGACCACTATCattgagggagagagaggcacaGGGAGACTAAGAGACTAagactttgctttatttattattcttgtaTTCATTTCCAGTTGGCAAATCTGAGCAAAAGACCCCCTTCATTTCctactttcttctctcttcatttaCTTCCTCCTTATTGGGTACAAATAGAATATGGAAATGACACTAAAATAACTAAAGCAGATTCAAAAACTTTCCTCGAGTCATAGTTAATTTGGTAGCGTTTCACTGTAGAGAAAAGAAGTTCCATGGGGAACTTTGTCCCTTGATTATTGTGTGTGGCTTAATTTATTTGACTAgtgaaaagtatttatttactCAAAACCCTTGGACTTTGTGTGGGTGGGTAGGATTTCTACGTCCAAGCAGGATCTTATAATCCTTGACTTTGCTGGTCTCATGGCTTTTATTTCTCAAGTGTTCTAAATCCAAATATTTACCCCAGTTCACAAACCtgagtttatctttttaaaatcataagcaTCATTTACTTGGTTTTCTAAAAGCTCCCAGGACCATTCATGGTATGTCCTTGGGGACAGATCTGGTCCTTGGATTGCAGAGCAGTGACCACCCTGTCATTGAAGATCACCTCGTGTTGAAAGAACACTGATTTATGAATTAGTAACTGGGCAAAAAACCAGAGTGTGGTTTCAGGAAGTTGATTAACCTGTCTTAGCCTCTGCAACTTCATGTAGTAAAATAAGGATTTAGAATAATATCCTAATTTTTTTCAGCACCATTCTCAGAGTGACTTAGCTGAGAGTAACCTGGACTTTGTTCATTGGGATCTTTAGTGAGAAATCTGCTAGATGTAATAGTTCAGGAACCTGCTTGCTAGGTAGCACGAGTTTAAGGGAGGAATCCAATGCCCCTTCCCACCAGTTTTCCCAAATCAGAACGAGTCCTTGAGTAATGGTCTATTCCAGCAGAGTGGCTAACTTGCTGAATTGGAGACACTTGAATGTATGTGAAATCCATCTGGTCTCATTTCTTATTCCAAAGCAGAGCAGAAACCACACCAGGTCTTCTGACCTAAAGGTAGGTGATGTGACTAGAAGAAAGGCATAAAGTTTCTCAGCAGCTGAAGTGTATTGGGAAACGCGATTTTTCTGTTAGAGTCACAAGaactcatttttgaaaatgaggCAATCTAGTTTACTGTCTCCttggcagggctggggcaggagactGGTGACTTACatggatattttttatttcagcaaaATATGCATAGCATaaaatttgttgacttttaagtTCTTTTACAATTTTGGATTCTGTGATATCTTATTCAGGAAATACCAGGGAGAGCTGCGACTGGGGTAGAAGTTCTATTTGTTCACTCTGAAGTCAGTCCCAAAGACCCCTCAGGCTTCCTCGTATTTTTCTGTAGCCCAGGGTCTGCATTCTATCATCATGTTCTGGTGTGATGGACAACAGGTAACCTGGCCTATGTTCTATGGTAAAAGCTGGTTGTGGCTTTTACCAGCTGGTTCCTTTTGCTTTCCATACTTCTATGGAAGGCAGCGTTTTGgggagagaaaatatatttttcagtggAAGAGAGAGTGGGTGCAGGGTGAGTGGGAGGTAGAAAAGAGAGGGACAAATACAGTAAAGACAGAGGTTACAGGAAGGAAACAGTAGTTTTCAAAGAGGAAGGCTATCAGGTTTTGCTCCTCTTCGGGATGAAGCCTGGGAAGACTGCAATGTATATAATTCTCCTCTTACCTCTGTATGACTTCTCTACTGGTTGAAAAGTCTTATTTAAATCTGAACTCTTCACTTATGTGACATGTATGTCCTCTATACCTGTGAATGACATAGGGCAGTGCTTTAAAAGCTCAATACTTGGTGGTTTTAAATACTGGCTCTGCTACCGTGATGCCTTAGAAAACTTAATCCACTTCTTCGTGTTTCTGTTTCCTTATGTagaaaaaatgatgatgataattataCCTAGTTCACAAGTTTGTTGTGAAAACTTAATGGATTAATGTACATAGAGTATTTCTAaaaggtttggcttatttcaataGATCCTTACTACCTACcaaaatgcaaacaataataaggatttgagaaaaatattaaaaagtaattttgaatTCTAAAATAGTGTACTTCTTGGCAGAAGATGTAAACACAGAGACCGCAATCACAAAACAATCTGTTTATTGCTGTGAAAGCTATATGATAATGTGCCAGAGCAACACAAAGGCAGGGATATTTTATTCATGTACTGGTGAGGTTCTAGAAAGAAGTCTGAAAGAAGGAATACCAAGcagtgaagaaagagaagacctccaggttAGGAAGGAGCTACAAGGTCTTCATTAGTGGAAGGACAATAGGAATGCAAAGGCTGGCCTGGTCAGGGCAAGAAGGAGCTTGGACTCCTTGCTGAGAACATCAGTTCTTAGGCAGTGGGCAGCAGGGAGTGTTGGTGGACTTCATGTAGAAAGTAACATGATcagatttgtttttaagaaaaatattttttccaatgttCAGAGAAGGGAGGATTCATATGAGTTAGAGCGGTTAAGAAAGGCCTCACTGAGTGCACTGGACAGGGATTAGGCTTGGAAGACAGGTAAGATTTGAGGGGACCAAAGAGGGCATTTCTGGTGAAGGGAGCCTCTTACGGTGGGAAAGACCAGAGGAGTTTGGTGGGATGGATGGAGAACCCTGAATGGAGTAGAATTCATGGTTGTCCTGGTTATTCCTAAGTAGTAGAGTGGTCTGAGGAAACAAGTGTataggaaacattttcttttctttttttcttttttccactgcTTAAATATCTTTactatttgtaaaaaaaatactttgacagTGATAGcactataaaatatttctcccatCTGAAACTCAAAATCTTCCCACATGTCCTCcataaacaaaatattcataCTTCACACCCATTCAAGTCTAAGTAGCATTTAAAGTTCTAAatcaaacattatttttctttctcagaatctattagtcattttattttaatttttttaatttaattttatttttttaaatatatgtattttttattattgtaaataaatgggatacatgttgtttctctatttgtacatggagtcaaacataccatttgtgtaatcataaatttatatagggtaatgtttgattcattctgttatttttttcccttccccccacctctcctacccctctttttcctctatacagtccttccttcctccattcttaccacactccttatccctaaccctaaacctaaccctaatcctaatgctaacacctcccacaccccattatatgtcctcatccgcttatcagcgagatcattcatcctttagttttttgagattggcttatctcacttagcatgatatcctccaatttcatccatttgcctgcaaatgccataattttatcattcttcatggtggagtaatattccattgtatatatatgccacagtttctttatccattcattaattgaaggacatctaggttggttccacagtctggctattgtgaattgagcagcaatgaacattgatgtggctgtatctctgtagtatgctgattttaagtccttttggtataggccaaggagtgggatagctgggtcaaatggtggttccattccaagctttctgaggaatttccatactgctttccagagtggctgcactaatttgcaaccccaccagcaatgtatgagtgtacctttttcaccacatcctctccaacacgtattgttgcttgtgttcttgataatcgccattctaattggggtgagatggaatcttagtgtagttttgatttgcatttcttttattactaaagatagtgaacattttttcatatgtttgttgattgcttgtagatattcttctgtgaagcgtctgttcatatccttagcccatttgttgattgggttatttgtattctttgtgtagagttttttgagttctttatatattctggagattagtgctctatctgacgtatgaatggcaaagatattctcccactctgtaggctctttcttcacattactgatagtttcctttgctgagagaaagctttttagtttgaatctatcccagttgttgattcttgcttttatttcttgtgctatgggagtagaccagagaccttgcctcttatagaagaaaaagtaggtccaaaccttcaacttgttggcttaggatcagacttcctatTAGTCATTTTAAACCACAGGCAACATACttaatagcatttcttttttaaaattggttgaTCAGGCTAttttaagaggggaaaaaaaatcaattcaaggTCTCAGAATAGAGAGTCCTCTTATACTGAAAGCAACAGACATTGAAAAACCCCGTCCTCTCCTGGAGTTTGTGATTTCAACAATACTAACAGAACCAGCACACAAATCGACTTCTTACCTAATATTAGGCATCGTCTTGTTACTTATGGATGATGCTgaaattctatataaattttaaaaggatgggTGAGTGGAAGGGATAAGTCCAGGGCACCAGATGGCTTAAGCTGGGGACAGCAGAGTGGATGCTCTCTGGGTAGTGGGGGTAAGAACAGCCCAATCCCTAGGATCCCAcctcacaaaaacaaacaaacaaacaaacaaacaaaaaaaaaaaaaaccagactttTTGGGGTGGAGGAAGACAGAAGACATAGGAAAACTGCAATCTGTACTAATCTCTTAATGATGGATAAAAGTGTCAACCCAAAATACTGCATATAGTATCAGAATAGGAAGCAAATTTCTGACTGCAGATGCAGTGTGGATGAAGGAGAATCTGAAGACTAAGAGGTTTCGGTAATTCAGGCATCAGACTACAGGGTGAGCAGGGGCTGGCAGCTGGAACAGGGAGAACAGGGCATACCAGGATCTGTTGTCCAGGGGCAAGAACTGGATATGAGAAACGAGGCACAGGCATGACTCAGATTTGACATCAAAACTACAAGTCTGAACTGCTTGGGGGTTGATGGGGTCATGGAAGTACCTTCCAGTGGACCCTTGCCTGGAGGTGATCTGTGGCTTCATGACTTAGTCCCATCAGTTGCAACTGTTGCCTCTGTCCAAGTACTTGTTGGGCTTGTGAGTGAGGATGTGGAAAGGTGATCCTTGAGGATTCTCATAACCTGACCTATTCAGCTATTTGATTTTCCAAGGTAAGGAGATAACTTAGTGATTTTTGGATCCCTGGAACTCACCCCTAGTGGAAAAAAGTCAATAGCAGAATGATAAATTCAccttattaattttcattattagaGTGTTTATAGctgttttagaaaaaatttcttgaagattaacttcagaataattttgttgaattaatatacagaaaaattccaTTGGATTTTAGTTGAGGATGCCTATATTTATAGATAAattaggcagaattaaaatttagGGAGAATTGATGCATAATTGTCTTGAAATTTTAGTATTCAAAAAtgtatgattaaaaatattttggcagtgatatatatttacttttccaTCCATATATTGCTTTACATTCTTCAGTAGAATGttatggtttttggttttgggtatTTCCCATTTTAAGTGCTTTGTGTTTTAACAAGTTTCTTATGAACTGtagacacaatattttaaaattgtgcttTCTAACCAGTAATTCCATTTGAAATTTCTTATTGTCGCCAGTGGTCTgcagtttgatttttaatttttcccctagTTTTCCATTATGGGAATTTTGCTGAGAGGAAGTAGAACCCCATCAAAACTAGCtgaggcaaacaaacaaacaaacaaaacaacaacaaccaaacccaaccaaaaccagaaaaacagaaGTCCTTATTTTAGGAATGAGAAGCTTTCTTGGCACCCAAGTGCACAATGGATTGAATTATGGACTACAAATTTGAGGATGAAGTGTTTTCTTTGAGTCTCTGAGAAGCTGAGATCTCTTTCTCTATGAATTCTCTGGCTCCAGAACACTTGTTTCTCAGTTCCTTGAGGTTCAAGGACTTTACTGAATCCCGAACCTCAGCATGCATCCTCACCTGAGGACTATGACACACACTGATTTGTTTTCATCTGTTGCATCTTGACTTTTGTGTTCTGTGGTGATTCTGTTCCTTGTTGTTTGGGGTGTGCTTTCAGATGTCTAATGtgtattcaggaaaaaaattcactATGAAATCAGATATAAGGGAAAATAAGagggataaattttttaaaaaattagggaatgcaaatttatattttctcttccttattttgCCTGAATCATATGTGTTAAAAATTTCAATAGGGACACCTTCTTCTAGAGGATATTGTTTTTGAGTAACATGATATTGTTAGCTTAATGTGTGTACTGCGATCCACATTACTTTTGTGTGATCTATTGGGTGTTTAGATATGTAAGAGGTTCCCAGTATGTATTTGTTCCAGAGAAGTAAATTAGAAATCCTCactcctgttatttttttctggtgacATCCAAAATGGAACCATAAGAAGCTGCTGACCAGCTATAATAAGGCTCTCAGGGGTCAAGCTCTTTGAACTCAGTAATTTGCAATAGTATGCATGGTAGAAAGTGTGAAAAGAATAGtggaaggatggagaaaaactagTAAACTCATCTTTCTCCAGAGTATTCGAGCATTTGTCATAGAAACAGATTCATTCAAACTGCAAGACTAGAAATGGACTCTGTCCAGAGTGAATCGAGGACTGGTGTGACTGAGGAAAGAAGACAGCACAGAGCACCTTTTGGAAAGGGAGGGTTATTAGTGAGAAATTCCCTGCTATGGTTTAGCTGAGTCCCCTGAGTTGATGTGTTGCAAACTTAATCCTCAAAAGTCATAttttgatggtatttggaggtaaaACTTTTGGGAGTATTGTCTTAATCCATTCGTGTGTTAATGGATTATTGAGGGCTGGCACTTGTAAAAGGGAGTCCCTGGTGTACTTGCTCTGCTTCCCACATGATGCTCTCTGCTATGCCATGACCCATGGGGAAGGCCAGCACCAGGTGCTGAAGAGAGGCCTGGCCATGCTTTTGGACTTCCTAACTTGCAGAATTGTGAGCTAATTAACCTctactcttttaaaaaagtttttttttgttgttgttgttgttatacataacattaggattcattttgacataattttaaaagcatggaatataatatgctctaattcagtccccagtacttcccctgtccctccccctgttccctttcctctacttcactgatagttctgttatttacttacagtttttttaGTTAGCGTTTTGTGGATATATGTGATGGTGAGAttaattgtggtatattcatatatgtgcacaggaaagttaggtcagattcattctactgttcttcccttatcctgtccctcttcccaccccttcaatctccttcctctactctgctgtcGCGCGgatattgttaccgcctgcagcaacaattgcgcgggtatttatcggaggtagACTgtaaactgagctacttctattatctttctctttagtgtgctgctttcttgcttgttcattagtgtatatatagagagaggcttacttgcttttagaggaagataggctttgcttagagcttagaggaagagagactttgcttatcaggaaaagagacttgctacactttcagagatctatatcttcttagagtcctgcaaactaaaggtgcgtgctatcagaggtgcttcttctgtgatctgccatctgccttctgcgttctgccatcattcagaggtgctgcttatcctctGCCCAGCGATCTAGAGGTGTGGTTTATCCTGTGTTCTGCGATCTGCAACCTGAGGTGCTGCTTATCCACcatgcttcctataggtgtgtgtcttatatacttaaggcagccaatcagcttaggctgagcacaattgaagcacgcccctctgtaccaatcaagaaagaatgaggaatatctgttgaccactagcgcagaggagacattaactaatcaggcaaaagtagatcacaccgtgttaaccacctcttggctcaacgccagccgcaatcttagggttacccaaacatgtcttctgcactCTGCTgatcctttttgtattttgatggaatccccTTTgcccccttattttggactatTTGATATTTCCACATgtcatttgacctttgacttttggggactggcttatttcacttagcatgatgttctccaattgtatccatttactggtaaatgccataaatTCACCTTTCTGCTGGCTAAGTAACActatgttgtgtatatatatcacattttctttatctactgaTCTGTTGAAGAGAACCTAGATTAGTCTatagcttggctcttgtgaatcatgttgctataaacattgatttagtatgctgattttaggtccttttgGATAtgtactgaggaatgggatagctgggccaaaagGCGGTTTGgtcctagatttttgaggaatctacatactgctttccagagtgattgcaccaatttgcagtcccaccagcaatatatctttgccaacatttattgttgcttgtattcttgatcattgccatacTGCGATGAAATCTTAGcttagcgtagttttgatttgcatttctctaattgctagagatgttgaacatttttcatgtctttgttgaccattagtattttttctttggagaagtgtctatttagttcttttgcccatttttttttgcccaattattgattggattattattattatttttggaggGTTAAactttttgagatctttatatattctggatattagtgcccTAAGGAGGGGGtgacaaagatcttctcccattctgtaggctctctcttcatgctcttaaatgtttcctttgctgtgcagaagctttttaatttggtgccatCCTGcctattgatttttggttttatttcttgcacttcaggagtcttgttaaagggAGTCAATTCCTCTACCAATATGTTGGGGTGTTGggcttacatttttttcatatttttattggtacattatagttgtgcataatggtggaatttgttgttacatatttgtatatgcatacaatttaacaatataatttagccaataagAACTTCCATTACATAAACGCTTTGTCTGATAACCTTTCTTAAGAAAACCAATACAGTTGAAGTGCCCTGTTTACCCTTTTCTAAGCCCACTCTGTTCTCTATAGTTCTCTGAAGAGACTTATTCTAACCTTTGTGTTAATAATTTccttgctgtttttaaaataattttccatccCCAAATAGTACAGTGATGAATTTTGCCTGTTCTTcaattgtatataaaatattttactccaTGTATTCTTCTATGATTTGCTctattttatacttctttttaagCTCTTATACATGCAGTtatgtgcacaaccatagaaacgaaatgatgtaccccatttgtgtatgatgaatcaaaatgcagtctgtaaaaaataaaaaaataataaacattatctATATATGAATAATACTCAAACTTGTAAAAAAAGAAAGCTCAGATTATTACAAATGTAGTTTAGAAAATGATTCAATATTTTATGACAAAGGAATAGAAAAGCGTCTAGAAGTTGCACCTGTTTGcaatgaaaaataatggaaagagtccaaagaaataaaagaaggagaaTTCAGTACTTATTGATATACTCTAACATCATGAGATATAATATGGGCCTACATTTTTATTCTAGCAATTGCCacatttctgatctaattcctattAACcactattctttataattttcccagtctgtggtattcaggGATAATTATGGAAAATGGCTGTTATTCCCTGAGGCACTGAGGAAGGAACAAGGAATATGGAAGCAGATGTATGTTCAGGATATTTTATAAGAGGAAGACTGATCAAAATGCAGTATAGATAATATAAATATAGGCTATTAACCTGAATAGCTCTCAAATTCAGAATATCTTGTGGTTATTTAGAATGATTCCTGGACTGAAAGTCAGAAAGACTTGTTGAGTCCCAGAGTTACAATTTtctgtgtgatcttgagcaaataTCTATTTTCTGAGTCTTAAGTTTCTAATAGtaaaattaagtgaattaaaataatttagagagttaaaatgctttttttaaacaataatttagTAGGTATTCACTAAGTGAATAAGTGATTTACACTCTCTATAGTGGTATAAATAAGGTGGATTTATGTTATAATCATTGTTTTATTTCAGGTCTCCCACTTTCTGGCATCTAGCAAAACTGAACTGAATCTCCATGGCCAGTACAAATAACGTGACTGAGTTAATTATCACTGGCCTTTTCCAGGATCCAGAGGTGCAGAGAGCATGCTTTGTGCTGTTTCTCCCTGTGTACCTGGCCACTGTGGTGGGCAATGGCCTCATCATTGTGACGGTCAGTGTCAGTAAGAGTCTGCgctcccccatgtacttcttccttggcTACCTGTCCCTGGTGGAGATCTGTTACTCCTCTACTGTGGTCCCTAAATTCATCACTGACTTACTTGCCAAGGTTAAAACCATCTCCCTCAAGGGCTGTTTGATCCAGATCTTCTTCTTCCACTTCTTTGGGGTtactgagatcctcctgcttgtggtgatggcctatgaccgctatgtggccatttgcaagCCTCTTCATTACATGAACATTATAAGTCATCAAGTGTGTCACATGCTGGTGGTTGGTTCCTGGCTGGGGGGCTTCATTCACTCCATAATGCAGGTTCTTGTCACGGTTCCATTGCCCTTCTGTGGTCCCAATGTGATTGACCACTATTTTTGTGACCTTCAGCCTTTATTCAAGCTGGCCTGCACTGACACCTTTGTGGAAGGGATTGTTGTGTTGGCCAATAGTGGATTAATCTCTGTCTTATCCCTCATCATCTTGGTGTCCTCCTACATCATCATCCTGTCCAGCCTGAGGAACCACTCTGCAGAGGGGAGGCGCAAAGCCctctccacctgtgcctctcacATCACGGTGGTCATCTTGTTTTTTGGACCCGCCATCTTCCTTTATATGCGGCCCTCATCCTCCTTCACTGTGGACAAACTGGTGGCTGTGTTCTACACGGTCATCACGCCCATGCTGAACCCCATCATCTACACACTCAGAAATGCAGAGGTGAAAATTGCCATGAGGAAGCTGTGGGGCAGAAGGAACTCAAGGTTGGAGTGAAAGGAGAATTGAGGGACCAAAGTAGTATGAACATTTTGAAATGGATTTTGTCTTCAGTGGATATTCAACAATGCAGGCAACAAACATATGTACCTAATGCTACTGCTACTGTGGTATTCCTTATAACCAGGGACTCCCAGGTGTCCTGGTGTGGCGTCCAAAGAAAGAGGTCAGATTTTCTCACCGAATCTTATGGAATCTGATTGTCTCACTGTTTTCCCACAGTATCATTGATTTGAATGAGTTGAAGGCaaaatagaaatgcaaaaaacatttttagaataacatatttttgtttttcattgacaCCTAGTTATTTTACACAATTGTGGGGTACAGTATGATGCTTCAACACATGCATGTGGTGTAATGACCAGAGCATATCAGGGTAGTTGGCATGTCCATCACCTCAGACATTTAGCATTTCTGTATTGGGAAAAAGTAACATCTTTCTACTAGCTATATTGAAATAGTTAATTGTTGTTATTCATAGTTATCGTACTGTGCTTTCAAACATTAGGAGCTATTCCTCCCAATAACACCTCTCAATAGAGGAGAATACTTTAAAACTTTGTAGATTAAAatcacttcctcctcttccttccttccttccctccctccctccctttgtcccttcctctttccttcctttctctctatttctgtctctctctctttctttccttcttttcttccctatttAGTCTTCTGTATGATAGTcacctatatttaaaaataaaaaagaaacaagctgggcatagtggcacatgcctgtatcaTCAACCCTGGAGGTTGAGgtaagagaattgcaagttcaaggccttccttagcaatttagtgaggccctcagcaacttagacagaccctgtctcaaagaactggtgatatagctcagccTTGAGGATTAATGCCCAACCACAGGAATTTTCAGGGACTATTTGGATATGAGGTTACCAATCTGATTTTCTCTTCCAGTGTGGACAAGTGTGTCTTTCAACTTTTTTGTTCTTTGGGTTGTCTCTGTATCTACTACTAGAGACAATCTAT of the Sciurus carolinensis chromosome 11, mSciCar1.2, whole genome shotgun sequence genome contains:
- the LOC124959873 gene encoding olfactory receptor 4B1-like, with the translated sequence MASTNNVTELIITGLFQDPEVQRACFVLFLPVYLATVVGNGLIIVTVSVSKSLRSPMYFFLGYLSLVEICYSSTVVPKFITDLLAKVKTISLKGCLIQIFFFHFFGVTEILLLVVMAYDRYVAICKPLHYMNIISHQVCHMLVVGSWLGGFIHSIMQVLVTVPLPFCGPNVIDHYFCDLQPLFKLACTDTFVEGIVVLANSGLISVLSLIILVSSYIIILSSLRNHSAEGRRKALSTCASHITVVILFFGPAIFLYMRPSSSFTVDKLVAVFYTVITPMLNPIIYTLRNAEVKIAMRKLWGRRNSRLE